The sequence GCCGATGGTGGTGACGTAGCGGGTCTCCGGCCCGAACGCCTTGTTCATCTCCTCGTAGACGCGCTGCGGCTTCATCGGGATGTTGTCGAAGTGCGTGCGGCGCTGCAGCTGGGCCTTGCGCTCCTGGGTGGAGGCGGCCCAGTCGCTGCGGTCGGGCAGCTTGCCGGCGGCCTTGAGCTCCTTGGCCACCTCGACGAAGAGCTCCAGGGCGGCCTTGGCGTCGGAGGCGATGCCGTAGTCCGGGGCGAAGATCTTGCCGATCTGGGTCGGCTCGATGTCCACGTGGACGAACTTGCGGCCCTCGCGGTAGACGGGCAGCGCGCCGGTGTGGCGGTTGGCCCAGCGGTTGCCGATGCCCAGGACGAAGTCCGACTCCAGGAAGTTCGCGTTGCCGTAGCGGTGCGAGGTCTGCAGGCCGACCATGCCGGCGTTGAGCTCGTGGTCGTCGGGCAGGATGCCCCAGCCCATCAGGGTGGGGATGACCGGGGTGCCGGTCAGTTCGGCGAACTCGACCAGCAGCTCGGAGGCGTCGGCGTTGATGATGCCGCCACCGGCGACGATCAGCGGGCGCTCGGACTCCAGCAGGAACTGGATCGCCTTCTCGATCTGGGCCCGGCTGGCGGCCGGCTTGTAGACCGGCAGCGGCTGGTAGGTGTCCGGGTCGAACTCGATCTCGGTCAGCTGGACGTCGATCGGCAGGTCGATCAGCACCGGGCCGGGACGGCCGGAGCGCATCAGGTGGAAGGCCTGCTGGAAGACGCCGGGGACCTGGGCGGCCTCCAGGACGGTGGTCGCCGCCTTGGTGACCGGCTTGGCGATCGAGGCGATGTCGACGGCCTGGAAGTCCTCCTTGTGGATCACCGCGGTCGGCGCCTGGCCGGTGATGCACAGGATCGGGATCGAGTCGGCGATCGCCGAGTAGAGGCCGGTGATCATGTCGGTGCCGGCCGGGCCGGAGGTACCGATGCAGACACCGATGTTGCCGGCCTTGGTGCGGGTGTAGCCCTCGGCCATGTGCGAGGCGCCTTCGACGTGCCGGGCCAGCGTGTGCTTGATCCCGCCGCCCTCCTTGAGGGCCCGGTAGAACGGGTTGATCGCGGCGCCCGGCACGCCGAACGCGACCTCGACGCCTTCGCGCTTGAGGATCTCAACTGCCGCGCGCGCGGCTGTCATTCGAGGCATCGGGTTACTCCTGCGGGTCAGCTAGAATTCCGCCATGCGGAATATTGCTTTTAGGATGCGAAATCAAGGTAGGTCTCAGCTCGACGGGGCGTCAAGGGTTCAACGGGTCCATCTTCAACAACTCGTTGAAGGTCTGGCCATTGGTGGAACGGACGAAGCCCGACCCCCAGGGGGATCGGGCTTCGTCGGAACGGGCTTCGCGTCTGCGCAGGTCGCCCCTGGTCAGAACGTGTGACTGGTCAGAACGTGTGATCGGTCAGACGGTGCGGCCGCTCAGAAGGTGCGGCCCAGGGTGGCCAGGTAGGCCCGCCAACCGCCGAACTCGGTGATCTCCTTGTGCACCCCGCGCTCCAGCTCGCCGCGGCTGAGCACCATCGAGAAGCAGGCGCTGCCGTCCGCCAGCTCGATCACGCCGAACTCCAGCTCGCGCGGCTCGCCGGGCAGGATCACGTCGCGCAGCAGCTCCAGGCTCAGCTCGTAGAGCTCCCCCTCAATGGCCGTGTCGACCTGCGGGTCCGGCAGCAGCCCGGGGCAGACGTCCCGGATCGAGAAGAAG is a genomic window of Kitasatospora azatica KCTC 9699 containing:
- the gcl gene encoding glyoxylate carboligase, with protein sequence MPRMTAARAAVEILKREGVEVAFGVPGAAINPFYRALKEGGGIKHTLARHVEGASHMAEGYTRTKAGNIGVCIGTSGPAGTDMITGLYSAIADSIPILCITGQAPTAVIHKEDFQAVDIASIAKPVTKAATTVLEAAQVPGVFQQAFHLMRSGRPGPVLIDLPIDVQLTEIEFDPDTYQPLPVYKPAASRAQIEKAIQFLLESERPLIVAGGGIINADASELLVEFAELTGTPVIPTLMGWGILPDDHELNAGMVGLQTSHRYGNANFLESDFVLGIGNRWANRHTGALPVYREGRKFVHVDIEPTQIGKIFAPDYGIASDAKAALELFVEVAKELKAAGKLPDRSDWAASTQERKAQLQRRTHFDNIPMKPQRVYEEMNKAFGPETRYVTTIGLSQIAGAQMLHVYKPRHWINCGQAGPLGWTIPAALGVATADPQTPVVALSGDYDFQFMLEELAVGAQHKIPYVHVLVNNAYLGLIRQAQRNLDINFQVNLEFENINSPELGVYGVDHVKVVEGLGCKAIRVTDPNELGAAFEQAKKLAAEFQVPVVVEAILERVTNISMGGAGIDAINEWEELATEPGHAPTAIRTLKV
- a CDS encoding allophanate hydrolase-related protein, with the translated sequence MVRMFLNGQAMRGGEFHPLLGDAPFLGVVRTAPGHRFFSIRDVCPGLLPDPQVDTAIEGELYELSLELLRDVILPGEPRELEFGVIELADGSACFSMVLSRGELERGVHKEITEFGGWRAYLATLGRTF